Below is a genomic region from Trichoderma asperellum chromosome 2, complete sequence.
AATTCGCAATCTGTGTTCTCATAGCTCTGCGAATGCCACGTTGTACTCGCACTTATACCATAAGCACAGTGCACTATTGGCTCTCTTATACCAGAGCTGCTAAATGGGCGGGTTGGCGGGGAAGCTGCGTAAAAGGCGTAGTTGGGGGAGTCCCCTTTTGATGGAGTTCGATGGAGATGACCTGAGCTTTGGGGACGCCCTGGTCTCTGCCAAATATTAACATATACAAGCACTAGGCCAACAGTAGAGGGCAATACTGTACCACCAGCAGTAGCCCGAGGACAGAGAGGATAGTGCTGCTTCTAGTGTGCTGTTAGTCCTGGCACCCACGCACGCCGTGATACCCACCTGCATGTGAAGCTGCCGCTAATAAGCAAAACGCCACGTTCTGCTCCCGACAGCCACAGCACGGTACATACGTAATAGTGCGGCCCGGTGTGAAATGAAGGGGATActgaaattaaagaaaatttttcTCATGCCTTGCATTTGGGAATCTGAGGCGCGTTCGCTTGTGGAAGTAGCCGGGCGGATATCTGGGCCAAACCATCATCCAAGTTCGAGTACACCATGCATCTCGCCAGCCTGCTGAAGATCCAATTGACTAGGCACCTGTAAATGCTACCCAGTGCCAAGTCTCCAACCATGAGTCAAATCAAAACAATCCATAAAATCCTTGCATACCTGTACAGTGCATATACAAGTATGCTGTATACGAGTATTCGTACCTGGCCTCCTCATAGTCTGCGCCCCCGGGCTGTTTAGAGCAGGTACTTTGCTGGGTGGCCTGACTCGAGATGGTTTGCTAGCGATATTTGGCGTCACGTTATCAAATTCTGCGATTCCTCATGGCAGGGCTGACAACCGGTTACGCGCGGGAAACCTGGGCGACTGCAGAGAGACATTGAGAAAAGCAGGGATTCCTTTTGCCCATGGCTCGCCTCGGCTGTCGCTTCTTGTGCCTCTccgcttctgcctctgcacTCAATGTAGACACACATGTAAGGCACCAGTGAGCTATCGTTTCACCAGCCTTCTGTGACAGCATGGCCGAAAAGGTTGTGTGGAAGACAAGGCCAGCACAAAGGAGGGCAGATCCGCGGTCGTCACATCCGCGATGCGCCAGTAGCAGCGCATCTCGCTCTTGGGCCTTTTCACCCACCAGGGGCTGTTTCCCAGTTGCTGTCAGACAAGATGACGAGCAGCTGCCACTGGTCGTTCAACAGCCTTGCATCGCCACTCTTTGCACGGGCTgatttcatcctcttcatggCCCAGGCAACAGGTGCTAGGGCAGGCGGCTGGAGAGCGAGACCCCGGGAAGCAGCTGTTGGACCATCCTGGTTGGCCGGCTGAATCGTCAACGCCTGGCCGGTCCCTCCACGGAGGAGGCCACCCCACAAGCCGCCTGCTGGCTTGCTGGTGCGGAGAGAACCTGTCGTTGCTCGCTCGGCCTCGCTGCGGGTTTCGAAGACGCATGTTTGATATTTCGTCCCATACTCGATAGAACGCTGCCGTCAATGCGTGACTGCTGTCCGGCAGGCTTCCGTCGTCCCGGATGGGCCTGAGCAAACTAGTCGAGTTCCTGAAACAACAGCAGTTCGCGGTAGATGTGCAGCCGAGCGTTGCAACACACGAGCTGAAGACATGAATTACATGCTGAGCCCTGCAGCATGCCCGAGTGCTCGCCGTAATCACACTCGCACAAACACACTCCGTTCTACCGCGTCACTCGCTGCTGCAGGGTGTTCGCAAATAGGCACTGGCCAGGACTTGGTTCCCTCATCGGGTAAAAAGGAACATGCACAAAGAGCGAAGGCCGGGTTGTTTTGGCGCCAGGGGTCCCGCCGAAGTCCTACCTGCACCTATCACAAACTACGCAGCTCTTCCCTCCGGCCAATTGGGTTTTGGTCTGGCCTAGTGGCGTTGTGGCGTCTGGCCCAGCGAAATTGGGGCCCCGACTGGAGGGTCTGGAGTACAGGCATCGCCAAAAACTCTTCCCCATACGGAGCTCACCACCAATCTTCATACATATTGGACATGGGTCCCGTAGCGTCTCCATCAGGCGTCTCCATTTCCATCCAAGCACCAAGAACTTCGTGTGTTATAGTCTGCTACCGACTCTTCTTAGCGGAGGATGCGCTCTCGGTCCGGTTTTTTTCCCCAAGCTATCGGCTGTTCCAGTCCACAGCTGGGTTAGACACCGTCCATTgaagctttctttttcatttatttcaTTTGACAATCTCCTCAAGAGCAACTATTGCTACCACTTTACCCTTCAGAACCAGAAAAGCCTTTACCTCAGAAGCCTGTCCCTGCTGCCACTCTTCCTTAGGAGCCACCCTCTTGGACGCCCCTGGTCGACCTGTCGTTCGCTTTCCAGCCGAGATACAcccccctcttcttcagctcctaCTAGAATCCGAGTCGACAAGCGAGGAACTATTACTTTTCATCTCCTGCCCATGAAATAGTAGTCgaaatcttcatcttcctgtATCACCCGTTTGTTCAACCCCGcggggaaaaagaaaagagacaactttctctttttgccacACCACCTCGGTCTGTTTATCCGTTCCCAGGTCCCACAGCCGAAATCaccccagcccagccaacaACATGGAGCCTCCTCCATTTGCTACAGATCTGGATCGGATAGCGTGAGTCTGCCTCAAACCCCTTTACTCTTTAGTCTCGAGACTTGATCCGGGGCTCGACCGGTCTGGCCAGACCAAGCCAGTAGCCTACGCTACCTATTCGAACGACGGGGATCCATGAGGCTAATGCagtgctttttctttataatccAGAGACACCCTGCGTCGTATTGACACTGGTGGTTCAGCCCAATCGTCTCGGCATAATGCCACATCATTTGACCCCAGCAGAGATACTCAAAGAAATTCAGACATCATGAATACTGAACCTCGCTATCACGCCGCTACTCGCGACTTCCCTGTGCCTCCCCCGTCCAAGGGTGAGGCCGTCGCTCAATGGCTTGAGGAGAGCGACGATATAGTCGAGCAATACCATATGCCTTTGCAGAGAGATTCAAGAGGATCTCTCCCCCGTCGACCGCCCTCCAGGGATCGACCCTTGACTGGTCGACGAGAATCGCTCAACTCACAACGCAAGTTGTCCAGCGCATCATCCAACTACTACGCCTCGGGATACAGCCTCTATCCTGCTCCATCAAAGCCATTGCCGGCAATTCCTACTCCTAAATCCGCCACTCACCGGGTGCCCTCCCGGGATTCATCAGATAGATCATCTATCAGCACCCATCGCTCCTCTCAGGTCTCGGCCACCACCTCAACTCCAGATGCCACCACCGTCAGCTTTTCGCCGCCCCCTCGCCGCAACAACCGATTCCCCACTAACTTCTACAAACCCCCGGATCCCTCAGAAGCTCTCCCCCCACCCCGGAGGTCGTCTCGTCCAGCTGAAGTTGTCTTCTGGAAGCTCCTTCAGTCAGACGACAAGAAGAATGGCCCTATCCATTACCTTGACATGTCGTCTAGCCTGTCCACCATAGCGACTAAGCACGGAAACAACATCATCAAAGTCTGGTCCACAGCCGGAGGAACTGTTCAGCAGGTCATCAAGATTTCTTCTTACACGGCGGCGCAGTCACGTTCTCGCGAGTATCTCATTCGCAGCCACGCTATTCTTGCGGAACCTACCAATCTCATTGCTATTGCCACTCGCTTTGGCAGATACATTGAGATCTGGAAttgggccaagaagaagtgcCTGCAGTCAATTGACGATGCTGATCGTTGGACTTCGGCCCAAATCGAGTCATATGATGGAGCGTTGTGTTCCTTGGCCATCTATGGCGGCGAAAAGGGCATCATTGATCTCTACAAGGCGACCCCGGAGAAGAAGCCTTTTGTCAAGTCACGTACCATCAACCTAAATCACGTTGAACTGCCATTCATCCCTCAGTATCCAGAACTTGCGTTATCAACGACAAGCCCCCTGCTTGTCATTGCTGCTGGACCACGCCCTCCACGTCAAGGCCATCCACCCCCTGAGAAGGAGACGCTCCTAGTTGCGTGGGACACTACCGAAGGCGCAAATAAGCCATACCGAATCGCGAGGCCATGGCAACACAAAGAATTGGATACAGCCATCCCATGTGACCTAGTCACCTACGGAAGCGCCGTCGTGTCTATCTGGATTCCCGCTTCTTTCCGCGCGGTACCCGCCACAAATGGTGGATCAGGCTTCAATCTCAGCCCCGTAACTGTCCCGTACCGCTATGTTCTGGTCTGGGATCTTGCAGCCAACTCAACGAGAACTTTTGGCATTCCTAATACGATTTCGTGCGTGTCGCCGGATTGTCGCTTTGTGGCTTATTGCCACGCAACCGGAACCGACATTGGTGCTCGCGGCAGCATGGTCATTCTGGACGTTATGACTGGCAAAGAGGTTTGGAGCTGGCCAGATCCAGAAGCTTTGGCCATTGACTACACGCCTCGCCCTGGCTTCGAACAATTCGATGACCTTTCGCGAGTTTCAGAGCTCTGTTTCTCAGCGGATGGAAAATTCTTGAATGTTGGTGATTTGGAGGGCCATGTTGGCATGTATGAGTTGCGTGAATCTAGTGGAGACAGAGTGCAGCTCCACATGATCTAGTGGAAGCGCGAAAGGAacaaaaaaggaacaaaaaaaaatatcttatGAAACTACTTCTTTACGATATGGGACTTGGGAAATGTCTTGGTCTTTATGAAGCTATGCTAGGTCGCAATGAACTTTCCACTATGTTTCTCTGCTTGGACGACCGAAGAGGGAGGGTATAAGCTGTAACAATAATATGAGATACCACGGGTTCAAAATTGGCTACTATTACAATTTAATTATCTCTGACGAAATATCTTGCATTTTCTGCGTGACTTGAGTAGGTGTAGCCTATATATCTCTGTAGAAATTGAAATTTCAGATGCACAAATTATTAGAAGGACAGGGTTTTAGATGAAGACGTTGAGGTATAGAAAAGTAAGTTGAACATGATAGTAAAGTCTGTATTAAAATGTTAATTCTTCAACGTTTCAGCGCTCcataaatatatagaatgGCATTTTTGCATATTActtgcttttctttcaaaAGTTGCGTTTTCATACCTAGTCTTCGTAGAAATTAGACTCCACCCAAGCCCCAGAGATTTTTCACGGCCCATCGTCATTCCCCCCACGATTTTTGATGGCGATCTTGATAACTCTAATGGAAAGCGTCTAGAAAAAGTCTAGTATGTTGCGAGTTATAATTTTACCTTTTATTAGCCCCAGCCGCACATTACTGGATGGACAAGATGCGGGCGATCCGATCATGGCTGCTGGGCGATCAATGAGATGGCCATTTGCAGCCACGTGTATGCCAGGGTTGGGGAGCTTACGGGTCCACTGCTCTGGCTAGGTTATCTTGCCTGCTTTAGGGTGGGACGGAAGGGATTCTTCGCTGTATCGTTGTTAGATAAGATTAACAGGGAGCAGCTGTCAATCTATCTTTACAAGAAATATTGACATTTGGATGATGCTCGAAGCTAGGATTAGGTTGCATACATCTAATTATACCCCTGTCTTTGGCTTATAATTTGGCATATATGtctaatattaatattgaGAACCAAAACTTCTGCTCAGCTTGTCTTCCAAAGTCATATCTAAAGTGTGAGCTCTCCATACTTACTCTACCTAGTTAGCTCGCAGTTTACATTAACAtgggctataaactatagcGTTGTACTTCCAAGAGTCAAGAGCGGCTTCTTCTTATAGCGGTTCTAGACACAGTGTCGTACGTTTACACTATATCCCTTCAATGTTGCCAATAGAGACAGAGCTTGATAGCTACAAAATTCTTCGGGCGTATTTAGGTCTTATTGTCGAATCTTGCCGGATCTACACGTAGATGATAAGAATAACATGGATCCCCTTGTACGTCTCACTTTTACTCCACATTCTCTCTTATTATCTAGGAGATTAGATCATTGAACGCAggtttctttttgctgctctgaGAACAGGCACTATGTTCTTTAAGGATAATGTACGTTTGGTAATAGATACAGTATACAAGTGATTGCTTTCTGATGTGAGAAAGTCCTACCAAAAGAAAGTAGCTAAACATTTAAGCTTTTGCTTTCTATATCTACAAGCGTTCGAGTTTTGACTGTGAAACACTCTGACCAAAAAATTTCTGTGGAATATCAGCATGGACTGCCCGGATGAATTCTCCGAATCCTTTGCCCAAGTTGTCCAACAAACTCGTGCTAGTAACGCCTCTGCCCAAAGCCCCATACACCACAAAATGAACTGCATGGATATTGGGAAATTCGACTCTCTCAAGGAAGTACCAGTCCTTCCAATCCTTCCTCATTAATGATCGCAGCCTGTCCTTGGTCATGAAGGAGCGAAACCATTCCCATTGCTCGGGTGACTCCACAAATAGGCCGATATTCACGTTACCGCCTTTATCACCCGAACGAGCAAGGACGAGATCTCCTAGCGGGCGATTGAGGGTTGGCCCAAAGCTTTCTAAAGGTACAGGATTTGTGGTTTCATAATTTTCTCGGGGTGTTAGCGGCTCTGTCTTGTTCGGCGGGGGAATAGAATGGCGAAGCGCCTCTTCGGTTGAAGTTTCACCCAGTATTGTAACAGTCTCTTCGATATCATTTTGAGATACAATGGCTGGGTAGTACGCAAAGAACGGTTTTGGTGCTAGTGGGCGGAGGTCCATCGAGAAATGCATGCCTGACAAAATCTATAGTCAGTTCTCGGACATCATACAAGCTTTGAAACGTGAATACCTGGAAAATGAGACATGAACTTGTAAGACCAGGCCATGTGCAATTTGCTCAGCACATGTACATCTTTTGATTGCGCAAATACGCGCAGATACGTGGTAGAAGCAAACTGTGAATCGGGATCCTTCATCGGAGTTCCAATACGCTGAAATTCCAGCACGTCAAATTTATCCAGTATTCCCCATTGTTGGAGGGTATCCTTTATCTGTAGTTCTTGAACATCCCACTTATGATCTGTAGCATATCCACTGGCATTGATTAAAAGCTCACACTGATAGCCTCCCTTGTAGAAGACGGCGAGCTTTGTAGTAGGTGGAGGCGGGTGACCTTTGACGCCAGATACAAGGACCCGATTTTTCGATTCTTCGGCGACGGTGATGTTGGAAATGTCCGCCTTTACGTCGCTATTCAGATAGACGTTTCCTTGCAACTCATATAAGAACTGACATTTGACTGTGGCAGGGGTGACAAATCCGTTTAAAGAGTCGTGTTTAGTAACCACGCAATTGCCATTGGGGAGAATTTCCGCAATGCCAGAGCCCAGTCGCAAGAAATCGCTCGGCGGGTATTTATAAGCACCAGCGAAGTTGCCACCTGTTACATATGTTGAGCACTCAATCAGATGACCAGCAATTAGTGATCCGGCAAGCTGGTCAAAATCTGATTCAGACCAGTTGTACCACCAAGCAGACGCCCCTATAACTGGCGAGGCATCGGAAACTCGGCCGCAGATGAGAATATCGGCACCTTCATCCAAGCCTTTCTTAATCGCACGGTAGCCGAGATACGCGTTTGCCGCAACAATCGGCATCTCTTTTGGTGAGTCTAAGAAAGAAGCTGTGTCTTTGGTGTATTGGACATCTGGATTCGCTCCATCAAGATGCGCAAGAGATTTGGTAATTAGGTGATGGACTTTATGTATCAAATTGTCTCCCTCAACGTAGCCCACGCGAAGCTTCAGACCTTTGAGTTTGATCTTATCTGGCGAGTCAGGTATGTAACACAGAGCTTGGTAGAAGCGACTTTACCATGTCATGAAGCTTTTCAGCAAGTCCCTTGGGGTTCATTGCACCGCCATTAACAACTATTTTTATGCGCTTTTCGTTTATCAGGTTCAAAGACATCTGGATTCCATCGAATGCGGATTTTATCCAACCGGGTCCATTTGACTGTGCACGCTCTATTGCGCTGCTAGCCATCGTCGCCTCTATATAACATCAAGTCGAAAATGATATTGAAGTCAGCCATCCTCATATACCAGTCCATACATGCATTcattatatacatgtactttcaTGGTTCTTCTGACTCAACCTACCTGCGAGATAATCGCCTGTGATGACATCAACAGGGCCATATTTGGCCTGACTATACATCAAAATGCCTGGATCGGCTGCCAGTAAAGTCAAGATGATTAGTGGTGAAATGGGACAAGTATATATGTAGAGACATGTACGTATTTAGCATACTGAGGGCGCCAGAGCAGTTGGCGATGCGAACTGGTCTGGATGATTTCGCATTCTCGGGAGCCATGTTGGAAGTGTATTCAGAATACGAAGTTGTATATGATCTATTGCGTCTAAATGAGGTCCAAATCCagcgagaaagagagatgatAAAAATTGTAAAGATGCAGCCAAAGGTACAGCATAAAGCGAGGGGAAACGTCTGCACATATATAGACTAGGGTTTCCCCGTAAGCTATTGTTTGTGTAATACAAAAAGAACGACTAATCTTAGTTGATTCGATTATGTATCTATACATGATCCTTCTATTACCTATACCACAGCAGTGAATGTTGATCTTACTGCTCTTACTGGTGTTTCCCACCCAAGCCTCGGATGCAACCTCAATTTGTGGAGGCCTGTCGGTCTTGCAGTCTCAACCCCTCATTGATCAGGCGACTTATCACAAACAGGGCATTGAGGATTGAAACCTACATATGAGTAGAATCCTGTCCACTGAGTCGAGAATTTATGCGAAGAATATAAACATGCCGAGGCCTCTAATAAGGGTCACGTGATGGACCTCCCTCGGCTGGGGAGAATCGCATAACGTCATGCCGGGGGTCGAGGCAGTTGCGCAAAATCGCTGactaaaaaaagtaaacaaCCAACCATCAAAGACGCGAATCTTCAAAGGCAACTTCAATAAAGCATCCTCCTTTTTTATTGTTCACTCCATTTATCTATTCTCTCTGCAGCAGGTCTACCGCGTCACATCGTTGGTGCGGTCACCATGCAGTCCATCATGGCCGCCATACCGTCTGTTTTTACCCCTGGCAGGGCTACTAGAAGCTCACCGCGGAATTCCGTGGGAGCAAATTCCACTGTTGGAACGCAAGACTCTCCGCGACTCAAAAAGAAGACACCAGGGTCGAATAAGCGCAGGTCATTTGCCAGGAAGCTCATCGACGACCAAGAGGCATCTCCGCAGCATCAGGACACGGATGACAGCAACATGCACGGTGCGAGTGAGGAGACGGGGGAATCGCTGCAGCTGGAACAAGATGAAATAGTATCATCTACCCCTCGTGTGCGACCTAGCCCAGGGAGTGCCACCCGCAGTAGCAAAAGGGCAGCGGCAACAGCCACCGCAAGCCCATCTGTCAGTCGAGCCGATGCAGGCCGTTCTGGAAGGATCTCGGAAATTCTCAATCGGAAAGATATAGGAGTGCCAGAGACTGAAGAATatgaaggcgaagaggaatACGGTTTCAAGCGTTTCGTTGGGCACCGTTGGGTCGATAATTCCATTGAGATTGAAGTCGAGTGGGATAGCGGCGAGACAACCTGGGAACCAGAAACTAATTTGCACCAAGATGTGCCCGACACTCTCTTTGAGTATTGGCGTGAACAAGGGGGCCGGCCATTAAACCCCGCGGATCCAGAAATGTATGAAGTCTTTGCCATTCTCAAGCACAACGGGAATCGCACCAAGCTAAAGGTGGAATGGGTTGGGTTTGAGCCTTCTGAGGCATCATGGGTATCTCGAAAGATTGTGGAAGAAACAGCGAAAGATATGGTGGACGCGTACTTTGAGAGCGTAAAGACTATAAGAGGGAAGAAATAAGGGCAACAACTGGACGAGTTTGTCTAGTTCTGTGTCATTCATTTTGTAtgtattaatatagcatacGTGTGTGGATGTGATGAACGAGAGCCGGTGTGATTCAGAACGGCTGTATATAAATATGCTACGCTGAGAGAGTGGAACTAGGTATGTGAGATTGACGGGGGCAGAGCATGTCGAGAATGATTACTCGGGGCAAAAAATAAGATACCACATGCAAAATATGCTGCAGACCAGTTTATTTATACGCTTGGCCAGCCCCAGCCCAGTGTAGAAAGGCTTGCCAAAAAGGAGtgcaaaaaaaagcaaacgaCCTCGAAAGTCATTGAGATCATCTTGAGACAGGGTCTGGCCGGGGATTGAACCCGGGACCTCTCGCAGAACGACTTGGGGTTTTCCCTAAGCGAGAATCATACCACTAGACCACCAGACCTATTTTTTTGCTTGCGGGCTGTGGACCATAATCGGCTCAAGAAGATTTGCAAGATGATAAtgcgggaaaaaaaggaggtgAAAAAGAAGGGTCTGACCGGGGATTGAACCCGGGACCTCTCGCATACAAGCTGTAGGGTTGTCCCTAAGCGAGAATCATACCGCTAGACCATCAGACCGAATTTGCCATCGCAATCACGTGACGAATTGAGAGGCGATGGACGTAAATGCATTTAGAAGAGATGGGTTTGCAGGAGAAGTTGCTGCTTTGCGGATTAGAATACAGCATCTCGTGTCTGTTGAGCTGgttctttactattaattagaAACATTATACTATGTAGTTCGATGATAGAATATATCGGCGCAAACCTGCATGTTTCAGCAAGAATGCATGATACGACTGAAATTAATAGAGTTGCAGTGAGCCCGGGAATATTTGGAGTTGATTCTGAAATGTGTTCCGTCCAGGATTCTCTAAGGGCTAAGAAGATATCGTGCGTCTTGATTCGCAAGTATTTCGCAATACTCCAGTGGCCACTCTGAATATTTTTGATATGAAGGAGGCAGCCTCTGAGCCAGGTCCTTTGTCCAATTAATGATAACCGACTTCCTCCCTGGATATTCGGGCTCTTCAGATTTGGAAAGGCAGGCGTTTCCGAGCACGTAGTCTAAAAGGAACATGTGGATGAGTAAGAGATGGCCAATGTAATTTTCGTTGTCAACGAATAACATGAATTCTTGGTTGTTGAAAGTGGTTGGAAGAATGAATAAGTTGACAAACTCTCTCCACGCTATAAGAGGTGGTTAGCATTGGTGGATAGCATCAGGGGCAGTGCTGCATACCTTCGACACATGAAGTGCGTAAATTATTGACGCATCTGATTATAGATTCACAGTACATCAGCTCAGTTGACTTCTTGCACAAAGGCCTAAGACTCAGAGCTGACGAATGAAAACCGTCAATGACGTGAAAGTTCTTCGGTTGTTCCGTAATGAGCCGCTCCAAGGATCGATCATGTTCCACTGGTGTGAAATATTTGAAGATGGAAGTTTCATAATTTGTAATCATGGATGTGGCAACCAAGTTACCTCCCCTTGTCGTTGTAATGTAGTCAACCATGCTGTCCGGCAAAAGAGATGACTGAGTAATAAGACATATTATTGCTGCAAACAGTGCATCTGCATCGGCTGGCTTTGCAGGCGGCTTATCAAGCTGCTCATTTACAAGGTTCATAGCGGTGACACGGTGCTGC
It encodes:
- a CDS encoding uncharacterized protein (EggNog:ENOG41), translating into MPQPQHSGSPNPSDDSSVDLHESLSEQSSSNGNVVARKSNKPLSRRGHFKSRLGCFNCKRRRVKCNELRPACSPCCRLGLNCSYPTPASSSSSSSSSSSSSSSLTPRAALSALALEDLRFYHQFILAAFPTLPLKSKDVWMDAAAMSHQYDFLAHAVLGLGASHLSQHGSVDYTSQALQHRVTAMNLVNEQLDKPPAKPADADALFAAIICLITQSSLLPDSMVDYITTTRGGNLVATSMITNYETSIFKYFTPVEHDRSLERLITEQPKNFHVIDGFHSSALSLRPLCKKSTELMYCESIIRCVNNLRTSCVEAWREFVNLFILPTTFNNQEFMLFVDNENYIGHLLLIHMFLLDYVLGNACLSKSEEPEYPGRKSVIINWTKDLAQRLPPSYQKYSEWPLEYCEILANQDARYLLSP
- a CDS encoding uncharacterized protein (EggNog:ENOG41); translated protein: MQSIMAAIPSVFTPGRATRSSPRNSVGANSTVGTQDSPRLKKKTPGSNKRRSFARKLIDDQEASPQHQDTDDSNMHGASEETGESLQLEQDEIVSSTPRVRPSPGSATRSSKRAAATATASPSVSRADAGRSGRISEILNRKDIGVPETEEYEGEEEYGFKRFVGHRWVDNSIEIEVEWDSGETTWEPETNLHQDVPDTLFEYWREQGGRPLNPADPEMYEVFAILKHNGNRTKLKVEWVGFEPSEASWVSRKIVEETAKDMVDAYFESVKTIRGKK
- a CDS encoding uncharacterized protein (EggNog:ENOG41), whose protein sequence is MEPPPFATDLDRIADTLRRIDTGGSAQSSRHNATSFDPSRDTQRNSDIMNTEPRYHAATRDFPVPPPSKGEAVAQWLEESDDIVEQYHMPLQRDSRGSLPRRPPSRDRPLTGRRESLNSQRKLSSASSNYYASGYSLYPAPSKPLPAIPTPKSATHRVPSRDSSDRSSISTHRSSQVSATTSTPDATTVSFSPPPRRNNRFPTNFYKPPDPSEALPPPRRSSRPAEVVFWKLLQSDDKKNGPIHYLDMSSSLSTIATKHGNNIIKVWSTAGGTVQQVIKISSYTAAQSRSREYLIRSHAILAEPTNLIAIATRFGRYIEIWNWAKKKCLQSIDDADRWTSAQIESYDGALCSLAIYGGEKGIIDLYKATPEKKPFVKSRTINLNHVELPFIPQYPELALSTTSPLLVIAAGPRPPRQGHPPPEKETLLVAWDTTEGANKPYRIARPWQHKELDTAIPCDLVTYGSAVVSIWIPASFRAVPATNGGSGFNLSPVTVPYRYVLVWDLAANSTRTFGIPNTISCVSPDCRFVAYCHATGTDIGARGSMVILDVMTGKEVWSWPDPEALAIDYTPRPGFEQFDDLSRVSELCFSADGKFLNVGDLEGHVGMYELRESSGDRVQLHMI
- a CDS encoding uncharacterized protein (EggNog:ENOG41) yields the protein MAPENAKSSRPVRIANCSGALTDPGILMYSQAKYGPVDVITGDYLAEATMASSAIERAQSNGPGWIKSAFDGIQMSLNLINEKRIKIVVNGGAMNPKGLAEKLHDMIKLKGLKLRVGYVEGDNLIHKVHHLITKSLAHLDGANPDVQYTKDTASFLDSPKEMPIVAANAYLGYRAIKKGLDEGADILICGRVSDASPVIGASAWWYNWSESDFDQLAGSLIAGHLIECSTYVTGGNFAGAYKYPPSDFLRLGSGIAEILPNGNCVVTKHDSLNGFVTPATVKCQFLYELQGNVYLNSDVKADISNITVAEESKNRVLVSGVKGHPPPPTTKLAVFYKGGYQCELLINASGYATDHKWDVQELQIKDTLQQWGILDKFDVLEFQRIGTPMKDPDSQFASTTYLRVFAQSKDVHVLSKLHMAWSYKFMSHFPGMHFSMDLRPLAPKPFFAYYPAIVSQNDIEETVTILGETSTEEALRHSIPPPNKTEPLTPRENYETTNPVPLESFGPTLNRPLGDLVLARSGDKGGNVNIGLFVESPEQWEWFRSFMTKDRLRSLMRKDWKDWYFLERVEFPNIHAVHFVVYGALGRGVTSTSLLDNLGKGFGEFIRAVHADIPQKFFGQSVSQSKLERL